CCCAGGAACCGCACCGCGCCGGAAGCCGGCTCGATCAGTCCCTGCATGATATCGCACAACGAGACCGTCTCGGCGCCCGCATCGCGGACGATGGCGGCCAGTTCGCCGGGCGCCAGCGCGAGGGTCAGGTCCTCCAGACCCTCGACCCGTTCGCTATCC
This region of Deltaproteobacteria bacterium genomic DNA includes:
- a CDS encoding ABC transporter ATP-binding protein; amino-acid sequence: MSEPAPILSLQHATIPPDSERVEGLEDLTLALAPGELAAIVRDAGAETVSLCDIMQGLIEPASGAVRFLG